The genomic DNA TTCATCAAAATGATCATCTCGATGGATGACTACTGAGCAAACACGAAAAAAGCGTTTAATTATGCCAATTGAAATCACTTACTTTGGACATTCTGCTTTCCAGCTGAAAACTTCGTCTCACACATTACTGATCGATCCGTTTCTCAATGACAACCCCCTCACAGACATGCTGGCTGAGGATATGAAGCCAGATGTGATTCTATTGACGCATGGACATGGAGATCATGTCGGCGATACGGTCGAAATCGCACAACGGACGGAGGCTCTGGTCATTGCCAATTTTGAAATTTCGAACTGGTTGACGAATCAGGGCGTGAAAAAGACTCATGGGATGCACATTGGAGGCGAACATGAATTCGAATTTGGCAAGATCAAATTGACGATTGCCCATCATGGTTCTCAACTGCCCGATGGTTCCGATGGCGGCAACCCGGCTGGGATAATCGTGAAAGCGGAAGATCGAGTCATCTATTTCGCAGGAGATACCGGCCTGTTTTACGACATGACTTTGATTGCCGATGAGGGACTGGATGTGGCTGTTGTGCCCATCGGAGACAACTTCACGATGGGGCCTGCAGATTCCATTCGAGCAGCCGAGTTTCTGAGGGCACCGACGGTGATTCCCTGTCATTACAACACCTGGCCTATTATTGAGCAGCATACGCAAGCCTGGTCGGATGGAATTCTCAATCACACAGAGTCGGAACCGAAAGTGCTGC from Rubinisphaera italica includes the following:
- a CDS encoding metal-dependent hydrolase, with amino-acid sequence MPIEITYFGHSAFQLKTSSHTLLIDPFLNDNPLTDMLAEDMKPDVILLTHGHGDHVGDTVEIAQRTEALVIANFEISNWLTNQGVKKTHGMHIGGEHEFEFGKIKLTIAHHGSQLPDGSDGGNPAGIIVKAEDRVIYFAGDTGLFYDMTLIADEGLDVAVVPIGDNFTMGPADSIRAAEFLRAPTVIPCHYNTWPIIEQHTQAWSDGILNHTESEPKVLQPGESWTVN